In candidate division KSB1 bacterium, a single genomic region encodes these proteins:
- the gltB gene encoding glutamate synthase large subunit gives MPKTKHAIPVKRNAAGESPDFALYQRQFEHDNCGVGFIAHLDAKPHHNIVLDGINILKHLEHRGAIGGDKGTGDGAGLLFQLPHEFFRSQEAKLGFSLPEAGDYAAGMIFLPTDSGLRQDCRSIIEKAATDKGCTVLGWRTVPVDGSGLGQLAQSTQPVIEQVFIKKNANDDSFEQTLYVIRRISEKKIQSWEQVDTSHFYIVSLSSRVIVYKGLITGTQLTEFYKDVNSKLLKSAFALVHQRYSTNTLPTWKLAQPFRWLAHNGEINTLRGNINRMRSREAKIQSELFGDDIEHLKPVIAEDGSDSAVFDNAFELLVHAGRSLPHAMMMMIPEAHGPKIRMSEDKRAFYEYHSALMEPWDGPAAIAFTDGRYIGATLDRNGLRPARYTVTKDGIVVMASETGVLEFEPERIMMRGRLQPGKMFLVDLKQKRIVPDNEIKAKISRQKPYRRWVKQNHIELRGLFAPSRVPHIDTEKLRQLQLAFNYTDEEMRMIISPMAVRGQEAVGSMGNDASLAVLSEQPQLLFNYFKQLFAQVTNPPIDPYREELVMSLESFVGREKNFLQETPEHYRGLKLQHPVLTSSDLSRIRQQDNPYIQTTEIDMLYSLEGGGKSLNAALDGIFRQAEEAIKNGSTLIILTDRNMSVERAPIPVLLAASGLHHYLIKQGLRTSAGIVVETGEVREVMHFALLIAFGTDAICPYVTMASIKELASGGWLEHVPTAEVAMDNYIVAVKKGLLKTMSRMGISTLHSFFGSQIYEAVGLNRQVIDQYFCKTASRIGGIGLEEIAEEVKRRYRIAFPEKGKIPSLLNPGGVYHIRKNSEQHMWTTEAIYKLQMSTRLNDYNLFKEYSSYLDNQAASMTLLRSLLSFKKSKPIPIEEVEPVESITQRFVGAAMSYGSISKEAHEAIAVAMNRLGARSNSGEGGEDPARYIPLSNGDSKRSRIKQIASGRFGVTTEYVMNADELQIKMAQGAKPGEGGQLPGHKVNEEIARVRHTTPGVTLISPPPHHDIYSIEDLAQLIFDLKAVNPNANVSVKLVSEVGVGTIASGVAKAKADTVLISGHDGGTGASPLTAIKHAGLPWELGVAETHQSLMNNHLRDRIRIQTDGQLKTGRDLAIATLLGAEEYGFGTSMLICLGCVMMRKCHLNTCPVGVATQDPRLRERFGGSADYVERFLRFIAQEFREHMAMLGFRTVEDMVGRVDKLNYKAVKTHWKAKTLDLNPLLDYTVDDSVSRHKIREQEANPYEELDQELIKQSEPAIKNGERINISIPIRNIHRTVCARAVRTYCKTPGSARTGEKSHDDQF, from the coding sequence ATGCCAAAAACCAAACACGCTATACCCGTAAAACGAAATGCAGCCGGTGAATCACCGGACTTTGCATTATACCAGCGCCAATTTGAACACGATAATTGCGGTGTCGGATTTATCGCGCACCTGGATGCCAAACCCCATCACAATATCGTACTGGACGGAATCAATATCCTGAAACATCTTGAACACCGCGGAGCCATCGGCGGGGACAAGGGAACAGGTGACGGGGCCGGATTGCTGTTCCAGCTGCCGCATGAATTTTTCCGTTCCCAAGAGGCCAAACTGGGATTCAGTCTGCCGGAAGCGGGCGACTATGCAGCCGGGATGATTTTTCTTCCCACGGACAGTGGTCTGCGGCAGGACTGCCGGTCCATCATTGAAAAAGCCGCAACCGACAAGGGTTGTACCGTACTGGGGTGGAGGACCGTACCGGTGGACGGGAGCGGTCTGGGTCAATTGGCGCAATCCACCCAGCCTGTCATTGAGCAGGTGTTTATCAAAAAAAATGCCAACGATGACAGCTTTGAACAGACGCTGTACGTAATCCGGCGCATTTCGGAAAAGAAAATTCAAAGCTGGGAGCAGGTAGACACCAGCCACTTTTATATTGTCTCGTTGTCCAGCCGGGTGATTGTCTATAAAGGACTGATCACGGGCACTCAATTGACCGAATTCTATAAAGATGTGAACAGCAAACTGTTAAAGTCCGCATTTGCTCTGGTGCATCAGCGTTACAGCACCAACACGCTTCCGACCTGGAAACTCGCGCAACCGTTCCGCTGGCTGGCTCACAACGGTGAAATCAACACCCTGCGCGGCAATATCAACCGTATGCGCTCGCGCGAAGCCAAAATACAGTCCGAGCTGTTTGGAGACGACATTGAGCATCTGAAACCGGTTATCGCGGAGGACGGCAGTGATTCCGCCGTTTTTGACAATGCATTCGAACTTTTGGTGCATGCGGGTCGTTCCCTGCCGCATGCCATGATGATGATGATCCCGGAAGCGCATGGTCCCAAGATTCGTATGAGTGAAGACAAGCGCGCGTTTTATGAATATCATTCTGCGTTAATGGAACCATGGGACGGACCGGCCGCCATTGCGTTCACTGACGGCCGTTATATCGGCGCCACCCTGGACCGGAACGGTCTGCGCCCGGCCCGGTATACGGTAACCAAAGACGGTATTGTGGTTATGGCGTCCGAAACCGGTGTACTTGAGTTTGAACCGGAGCGCATTATGATGCGCGGACGACTTCAACCGGGCAAAATGTTTCTGGTCGATCTCAAACAAAAACGCATCGTTCCGGACAATGAGATCAAGGCAAAAATTTCCAGACAAAAGCCGTATCGTCGCTGGGTGAAACAAAACCATATCGAACTGCGCGGTCTTTTTGCTCCGTCTCGGGTGCCGCATATCGATACCGAAAAACTGCGTCAGCTGCAGCTGGCATTCAATTATACAGATGAAGAAATGCGAATGATTATTTCCCCCATGGCGGTTCGCGGACAGGAAGCTGTCGGATCGATGGGGAATGATGCGTCGCTCGCGGTATTGTCCGAACAGCCCCAGCTGCTGTTTAATTATTTCAAACAGCTGTTCGCTCAGGTGACCAATCCGCCGATCGATCCGTACCGCGAAGAACTGGTCATGTCACTGGAGAGTTTTGTAGGCCGGGAAAAAAATTTTTTGCAAGAAACCCCCGAACATTACCGCGGTTTGAAACTGCAGCATCCGGTGTTGACCTCGAGCGATCTTTCCAGAATCCGGCAACAGGACAATCCGTACATCCAGACCACGGAAATCGATATGCTCTATTCCCTGGAGGGCGGCGGAAAGTCTTTAAACGCCGCGCTTGACGGTATTTTCAGACAAGCCGAGGAAGCCATTAAAAACGGTTCTACTCTGATCATTCTTACGGACCGTAATATGTCTGTGGAGCGCGCCCCGATTCCGGTTTTGCTGGCCGCATCCGGTCTGCACCATTATCTAATCAAGCAGGGACTGCGTACCTCTGCCGGAATTGTTGTGGAAACCGGTGAAGTGAGAGAAGTGATGCATTTTGCATTGTTAATTGCCTTTGGAACCGACGCGATCTGTCCCTATGTAACCATGGCTTCCATCAAGGAACTGGCCTCCGGCGGCTGGCTGGAACATGTGCCGACAGCCGAAGTGGCTATGGATAATTATATCGTTGCGGTGAAAAAGGGTCTTTTAAAAACCATGAGCCGCATGGGTATCTCTACCCTGCACAGCTTTTTCGGATCACAGATATACGAAGCAGTCGGTCTGAACCGGCAGGTCATTGATCAGTATTTTTGCAAAACAGCGAGCCGGATCGGCGGTATCGGTTTGGAGGAAATTGCTGAAGAGGTGAAACGCCGCTATCGGATCGCATTTCCCGAAAAGGGTAAAATACCAAGTCTTTTGAATCCCGGCGGTGTATACCACATCCGCAAAAACAGCGAACAGCACATGTGGACCACGGAAGCGATTTACAAACTGCAGATGTCGACGCGTTTAAACGATTATAACCTGTTCAAAGAATACAGCAGTTATCTTGACAATCAAGCCGCATCCATGACCCTGCTGCGCAGTTTACTGAGCTTTAAAAAAAGCAAACCCATTCCGATTGAAGAGGTAGAGCCGGTCGAGTCCATCACACAACGGTTTGTAGGCGCCGCCATGTCCTACGGATCGATCAGCAAGGAAGCGCATGAGGCCATTGCCGTTGCCATGAACCGTTTGGGAGCGCGCAGCAACTCGGGCGAAGGCGGCGAGGACCCGGCGCGCTACATCCCGCTGTCCAACGGCGACAGCAAACGATCGCGCATCAAACAAATCGCATCCGGGCGCTTCGGTGTGACCACGGAATATGTGATGAACGCGGACGAGCTTCAAATCAAAATGGCCCAGGGCGCCAAGCCGGGGGAAGGCGGCCAGCTGCCGGGACACAAGGTGAATGAAGAAATTGCACGCGTGCGGCACACCACGCCGGGCGTGACATTGATCTCACCACCGCCGCATCACGATATCTATTCCATTGAGGATCTGGCCCAATTGATCTTTGATTTAAAAGCGGTGAATCCGAACGCGAATGTCTCTGTCAAACTGGTCTCTGAAGTCGGTGTCGGGACCATTGCCTCGGGAGTTGCCAAGGCAAAAGCGGATACAGTGCTGATCTCCGGTCACGACGGCGGCACCGGCGCCTCACCGCTCACTGCGATCAAGCACGCCGGACTTCCCTGGGAACTGGGGGTTGCGGAAACCCACCAGTCCCTCATGAACAACCATTTACGCGACCGCATCCGCATCCAGACGGACGGTCAGCTGAAAACCGGGCGAGATCTGGCGATCGCCACCCTGCTTGGCGCTGAAGAGTACGGATTCGGCACGTCCATGCTGATCTGTCTGGGTTGTGTGATGATGCGCAAATGCCATCTGAACACCTGTCCGGTCGGCGTGGCCACACAGGATCCACGCCTGCGTGAACGTTTCGGCGGCAGCGCTGATTACGTCGAACGCTTTCTGCGATTCATTGCTCAGGAGTTCAGAGAACATATGGCCATGCTGGGATTCCGGACGGTTGAGGACATGGTGGGCCGGGTTGACAAGCTGAATTATAAAGCTGTCAAAACGCATTGGAAAGCCAAAACTCTGGATCTGAATCCATTGCTGGATTATACAGTGGATGACAGTGTTTCACGACACAAAATACGTGAACAGGAAGCCAATCCCTATGAAGAGCTGGATCAGGAACTGATTAAACAAAGCGAACCGGCGATCAAAAACGGCGAACGCATCAACATCAGCATACCGATCCGGAACATACACCGGACCGTCTGCGCGCGAGCTGTCCGGACATATTGTAAAACACCTGGGTCCGCGCGGACTGGAGAAAAATCCCATGACGATCAATTTTAA
- a CDS encoding N-acetylmuramoyl-L-alanine amidase, which produces MIQLKQLYLFILFYSAVLTAAPSDTSLNLNITFPARYDTFSVDQLRITGRVPSGARVFVNDQKVSVFPQGSFVTRVALQDHLNQIIIQAYLGLQSDQNILYVYRQPDLKTSPTMPLTIEHETLTPRDNIWAVNGDMIPLEFKGSPGANAACRIEKMNGNIPMLELPTSQTGGIRGIYHADVTLKNLPPHRPLGIKYTLETKKTKRTAAAAGQLIILSDTTPVIGQTRHESLLHTASASYSPLTRCSGGVHLHITGRINNRYKIKLSPAQTAYISCDDVTLLPSGTPLPRTAVSAPTLRITRDWIELRLSVEQAVPFQLESDDRPVKVVLTLYGAHKASHWYRLAQTDIVKRVSFSHPYSHVCECTVTLNQEYLWGYQAFYEGNVLRFRIRRTPTVDPQHPLAGLTVAVDPGHGGDEQGAVSPYGFTEKDINLLWALQLTEKLMDNGAKVVLTRSNDTTVSLRERLNMARASDALFFLSLHNNAVGAGSDPTRVQGTSTYFSLYQNEALCSSIFSEMLDIGFHPYGEIYNMYFLTGAPDFLVSLLEGDFLTNPNQEIKLADKTTTRQMADAVYQGLITFLKKRLDF; this is translated from the coding sequence ATGATCCAATTAAAACAGCTGTATCTCTTTATATTGTTCTATTCTGCTGTCCTGACTGCGGCTCCGTCGGACACCAGCCTGAACCTGAATATCACTTTTCCGGCAAGATATGATACGTTCAGCGTCGATCAACTCCGGATTACCGGCCGGGTGCCTTCCGGCGCCCGGGTATTTGTCAACGACCAAAAAGTATCGGTCTTTCCTCAGGGTTCATTTGTAACCCGGGTTGCGCTTCAGGATCACTTGAATCAAATCATCATTCAGGCTTATCTGGGATTGCAAAGTGACCAAAATATTCTGTACGTCTATCGGCAGCCGGATTTGAAAACATCGCCAACTATGCCGCTCACCATTGAGCACGAAACCCTGACTCCCCGTGACAACATCTGGGCGGTCAATGGTGATATGATCCCTCTCGAGTTTAAAGGCAGTCCGGGAGCAAATGCCGCATGCAGGATAGAGAAAATGAATGGCAATATTCCCATGCTTGAATTGCCGACCTCGCAAACCGGCGGAATCCGCGGCATATACCACGCAGACGTAACGCTGAAGAATCTGCCGCCGCACCGGCCACTTGGAATCAAATATACACTTGAAACAAAAAAAACAAAACGTACAGCAGCCGCAGCGGGTCAATTGATTATTTTATCCGACACCACTCCGGTCATCGGTCAGACCCGGCATGAATCGCTTTTACACACTGCATCGGCCAGCTATTCCCCGTTAACCCGCTGCAGCGGCGGAGTGCATTTGCATATCACGGGACGCATCAACAATCGTTACAAAATCAAACTGTCACCCGCGCAAACGGCTTATATTTCCTGCGACGATGTCACCCTGCTCCCGTCCGGCACGCCGCTTCCGCGGACAGCAGTATCAGCGCCGACACTCCGCATTACCCGGGATTGGATCGAATTGCGCCTGTCGGTTGAACAGGCTGTTCCTTTTCAACTTGAATCGGATGATCGGCCCGTTAAAGTGGTGCTCACCCTGTACGGCGCCCACAAGGCTTCGCACTGGTACCGGTTGGCGCAAACCGATATCGTCAAGCGCGTGTCTTTTTCTCATCCGTACAGCCATGTCTGTGAATGTACAGTAACCCTGAATCAGGAATACTTATGGGGATATCAGGCGTTCTATGAGGGCAATGTACTGCGATTCAGGATACGCCGAACTCCGACAGTCGATCCGCAGCATCCGTTAGCCGGACTCACCGTCGCGGTTGATCCGGGACACGGCGGTGATGAACAAGGCGCGGTATCACCTTATGGGTTCACAGAAAAAGATATCAACCTGCTTTGGGCGTTACAGCTCACTGAAAAACTGATGGACAATGGCGCCAAGGTTGTCCTGACACGCAGCAATGACACAACCGTTTCCCTGCGTGAGCGTCTGAATATGGCGCGCGCTTCAGATGCATTGTTCTTTTTATCGTTGCACAACAATGCGGTGGGTGCCGGCAGCGATCCGACCCGCGTTCAGGGTACCAGTACCTATTTCTCACTGTATCAGAACGAAGCGTTGTGCTCCAGTATTTTTTCTGAAATGCTGGACATTGGTTTTCATCCCTATGGAGAAATCTATAATATGTATTTTTTGACCGGAGCTCCGGATTTTCTTGTATCTCTGCTTGAAGGTGACTTTTTAACCAATCCGAATCAAGAGATCAAACTGGCTGATAAAACAACAACCCGACAAATGGCTGACGCGGTTTATCAGGGATTGATCACATTTTTGAAAAAAAGACTTGATTTTTAG
- a CDS encoding ABC transporter permease, whose protein sequence is MAQFRDTLREVLLYLRQYKARTLMTMFGLIWGTLTVVFLLSFGVGVEKSMKKNMHGMGEGIAILWPGTTTKVFKGYNRGRSIRFRPDDVEYLRTQVRAFKAISPEYINYNTPVRVGETVNKTAITGITPEYGPMRNVIAQKGGRWLNQPDLDERRRVAFIGYELRDLLFGKGADAVNKQIYIYDTPFLVIGVLKEKTQPSSYGVRDHSRVFIPITTHESLLGRRYLNDIVYQVKDPTRSKQVQDKNL, encoded by the coding sequence ATGGCTCAATTTCGTGATACCTTACGGGAAGTTTTACTCTACCTGCGCCAATACAAAGCCCGTACATTGATGACGATGTTCGGCCTGATATGGGGGACACTGACGGTGGTTTTTTTGCTTTCTTTTGGTGTCGGAGTGGAAAAGTCAATGAAAAAGAATATGCACGGTATGGGTGAAGGAATCGCCATCTTGTGGCCGGGCACCACCACCAAAGTGTTCAAAGGCTATAACCGCGGCCGTTCCATACGCTTTCGCCCCGATGATGTCGAATATCTCAGAACTCAGGTTCGTGCGTTTAAAGCCATCAGTCCGGAATATATTAATTACAACACACCTGTTCGTGTGGGCGAAACGGTGAACAAGACAGCGATCACCGGTATCACACCCGAATACGGACCCATGCGCAATGTGATTGCTCAAAAGGGCGGACGCTGGCTCAATCAACCGGATTTGGACGAACGCCGGCGCGTGGCGTTTATCGGATATGAACTGCGCGACCTGTTGTTCGGCAAAGGCGCCGATGCGGTAAACAAACAAATCTATATTTATGACACACCGTTTCTGGTGATTGGCGTGCTCAAGGAAAAAACGCAGCCTTCCAGTTACGGGGTGCGTGACCACAGTCGGGTGTTTATTCCCATTACCACACATGAATCGTTATTGGGTCGACGCTATTTAAATGATATTGTCTATCAGGTCAAAGATCCCACACGCTCCAAGCAGGTTCAGGATAAAAATTTATGA
- a CDS encoding glutamate synthase subunit beta → MAKATGFLEYKREEAPKQLVHQRIKSYKEFTSCLPLEKLTVQAARCMDCGVPSCHSYGCPVENRIPDFNDLVYRGQWKQALEVLHSTNNFPEFTGRVCPAPCETACTLGINQPPVSIKQIELQIIERGFEQGWIQPELPVQKTGKRVAVIGSGPAGLAAAQQLARSGHEVVLMERDAKIGGLLRYGIPDFKLEKWLIDRRMEQMQKEGVKFETEVEAGRDISARYLSRIYDAIVITAGATIPRDLDVPGRDLDGVHFAMEFLAQQNRRVSGESLKRPEISANGKQVVVIGGGDTGSDCVGTSIRQGAQSVTQIELLPKPPLTRTERNPWPEWPNILRTSSSHEEGCERKWSLLTKELKGDKQVSALRGVELDWTLNDNGKWQMQEKKGSGFELKADLVLLAMGFLHLDPGPLVKDWNLETDARGNVVVDSNYMSSNAGVFAGGDTVMGASLVVQAIYQGRLVAKAVNRYIDAV, encoded by the coding sequence ATGGCTAAAGCAACTGGATTTCTTGAATACAAACGCGAAGAGGCGCCCAAACAGCTGGTGCATCAGCGAATTAAATCATACAAAGAGTTTACGAGTTGTCTGCCTCTGGAAAAACTGACCGTACAGGCGGCCCGCTGCATGGACTGCGGTGTTCCCTCCTGTCATTCCTACGGTTGTCCGGTGGAAAACCGGATTCCTGATTTTAATGATCTCGTCTACCGGGGGCAATGGAAGCAGGCTCTCGAGGTTCTGCATTCAACGAATAATTTTCCGGAATTCACCGGCCGGGTGTGTCCGGCTCCGTGTGAAACCGCCTGTACCCTGGGCATTAATCAGCCGCCGGTCAGTATTAAGCAGATCGAACTGCAAATCATTGAACGCGGATTTGAACAAGGATGGATTCAGCCTGAACTACCGGTTCAGAAAACAGGCAAACGAGTGGCGGTGATCGGATCCGGCCCGGCGGGACTGGCTGCTGCCCAGCAGCTGGCTCGAAGCGGTCATGAGGTTGTCCTGATGGAGCGCGATGCAAAGATCGGCGGTCTCTTGCGTTACGGTATCCCGGATTTCAAGCTGGAAAAATGGCTGATCGATCGGCGTATGGAGCAAATGCAAAAAGAAGGGGTGAAATTTGAGACAGAGGTGGAGGCCGGTCGCGATATATCCGCTCGCTATCTAAGCCGAATTTATGACGCGATTGTGATCACCGCCGGCGCGACAATTCCGCGGGACCTTGATGTTCCGGGACGCGATCTCGACGGTGTGCACTTTGCCATGGAATTTCTTGCGCAGCAGAACCGTCGAGTCAGCGGCGAATCCTTAAAACGCCCGGAAATATCGGCAAACGGAAAACAAGTGGTGGTGATCGGCGGCGGCGATACCGGGTCCGATTGTGTCGGGACCAGCATTCGCCAGGGCGCCCAATCCGTGACCCAGATCGAACTTTTGCCCAAACCGCCCTTGACGCGGACCGAGCGTAATCCGTGGCCCGAATGGCCGAACATCCTGCGCACCTCTTCTTCTCACGAGGAAGGATGTGAACGCAAATGGAGCCTGCTGACCAAAGAACTCAAAGGCGACAAACAGGTTTCCGCATTGCGCGGCGTGGAACTGGACTGGACTCTAAATGATAACGGCAAATGGCAGATGCAGGAGAAAAAAGGAAGTGGCTTTGAACTCAAGGCAGATCTGGTCCTGCTGGCTATGGGATTTCTGCATCTGGATCCCGGCCCTCTTGTTAAAGACTGGAATCTGGAAACAGATGCACGCGGCAATGTGGTGGTCGACTCGAACTATATGAGTTCGAATGCCGGCGTCTTTGCCGGCGGTGACACCGTGATGGGAGCTTCACTGGTGGTTCAGGCCATTTATCAGGGCCGGCTGGTTGCAAAAGCTGTGAACAGATATATAGATGCTGTTTAG
- a CDS encoding efflux RND transporter periplasmic adaptor subunit: MKRKRRTRWVVWSVTILAVAASAYIFCSGGKNEEQGRKTVKVERKTIIDKALAVGAIEPVDEIAVKSKVSGVVGKLYVEEGDFVEKGFVVMDVRPNPTPLELARTKRNVEMAGIEKEQLLKELKRKKQMKEKGLMSDQEYEEIKQRYDQAALQYQINKEQLDLIEKGKVRIDDRDIETVVKAPITGFILERLVNQGDPVVPLTSYQAGTPLLSMANMSNLVFKGTVDEIDVGKISEGMPCQLKIGALPGQQVDGHVKLISLKAEKKDNTTVFPVEIAIDDTHGAQLRAGFSANADIIIAQKDSVLSVPERVVTFENDSAYVMIPRGQEESEKVFIETGLSDAIQIEVTSGLEEGQKILEKEPKEII, encoded by the coding sequence TTGAAACGAAAAAGACGGACAAGATGGGTTGTCTGGAGCGTGACGATACTGGCAGTTGCAGCTTCTGCATATATTTTCTGCTCCGGCGGCAAAAATGAAGAACAAGGGCGAAAAACGGTAAAAGTTGAACGCAAAACCATCATAGACAAGGCTCTGGCCGTAGGCGCGATAGAGCCGGTTGATGAAATTGCCGTGAAATCCAAAGTCTCGGGTGTCGTTGGAAAGCTTTATGTAGAAGAAGGCGACTTTGTGGAAAAAGGCTTCGTTGTCATGGATGTTCGCCCGAACCCCACTCCCCTGGAACTTGCGCGCACCAAACGCAATGTCGAAATGGCCGGGATCGAGAAAGAGCAATTGTTAAAAGAGCTCAAGCGTAAAAAACAGATGAAAGAAAAAGGTTTGATGTCCGATCAGGAATACGAAGAGATCAAACAGCGATATGACCAGGCAGCGCTACAGTATCAAATCAACAAAGAGCAGCTGGACCTGATTGAAAAAGGCAAAGTGCGAATTGATGATCGTGATATTGAAACCGTGGTAAAAGCTCCGATTACCGGATTTATTCTGGAACGTCTGGTTAACCAAGGCGATCCGGTGGTTCCGTTAACTTCCTATCAGGCCGGCACACCTCTGCTCAGCATGGCCAATATGTCCAATCTGGTGTTCAAGGGAACGGTCGATGAAATTGATGTCGGCAAGATCAGCGAAGGTATGCCTTGTCAGCTGAAAATCGGTGCATTGCCGGGACAACAGGTTGATGGTCATGTTAAACTGATTTCCTTAAAAGCGGAAAAAAAGGACAATACCACGGTGTTTCCGGTTGAAATTGCCATTGACGACACGCACGGTGCACAGCTGCGAGCGGGATTTTCCGCCAACGCCGATATTATTATCGCGCAAAAAGACAGCGTTTTGTCGGTTCCGGAACGGGTTGTGACATTTGAGAATGATTCGGCCTACGTGATGATACCCAGGGGTCAGGAAGAGTCGGAAAAGGTGTTCATTGAAACCGGCCTCAGTGATGCCATTCAAATTGAAGTGACCTCCGGTCTTGAAGAAGGTCAAAAAATATTGGAAAAAGAACCCAAAGAAATCATTTAG
- a CDS encoding ABC transporter permease, with translation MNSLIMLKEFFADIKQQKLRAFLTTLAIIWGTFSIILLMAFGKGLGFRMRESFLNAGDMIIRIYGGQTTQKYKGLPVGRRIRLVEEDMWLLKKSIPEIDGVSCQHNRGVHLRNGDKAARTHMEGVFPEFEWLRRMPPAFGGRFINRNDVVERRRVVFLGGEIAGELFGRPNPVGETVQVDGLPFTIIGTMPKKTQTSMNNGPDDRRAIIPFSTFESIYGYHYISELIVHPVTPKDAEYVEQRVREILGKKYKFDPSDKHAVPMWNFVEQEKQSSKVFTGLNIFLGFIGAMTLVIAGVGVANIMYVVVKERTREIGVKRAIGAKRQHILSQFIFESLLFALIGGGVGLLLAAGIIKLVRMIPSGADGPMQFLGNPVMSPVIVLITISLLAVIGLLAGFFPARKAAHVEPVEALRYE, from the coding sequence ATGAACAGCTTGATCATGTTAAAAGAATTTTTTGCCGACATTAAGCAGCAAAAGCTGCGGGCATTTTTGACAACCCTGGCCATTATCTGGGGTACTTTTTCCATTATTTTATTAATGGCGTTTGGAAAAGGGCTGGGGTTCAGAATGCGGGAAAGTTTTTTGAATGCCGGTGATATGATTATCAGGATTTACGGCGGACAAACCACACAAAAATATAAAGGCCTGCCGGTGGGCCGTCGTATTCGGCTGGTGGAAGAGGATATGTGGCTGTTAAAAAAATCGATCCCGGAAATTGACGGTGTCAGCTGTCAACACAACCGGGGCGTGCATTTGCGCAACGGTGATAAAGCCGCACGCACACATATGGAAGGCGTGTTTCCTGAATTCGAGTGGCTGCGCCGGATGCCGCCCGCCTTTGGAGGCCGTTTTATCAATCGGAATGATGTGGTCGAACGCAGACGCGTTGTGTTTCTCGGCGGCGAGATTGCCGGAGAACTGTTCGGACGACCCAATCCGGTGGGAGAAACGGTCCAGGTGGACGGACTGCCGTTTACGATTATCGGCACTATGCCGAAAAAGACGCAGACGTCTATGAACAACGGTCCGGATGACCGGCGCGCCATTATCCCGTTCAGCACCTTTGAAAGCATTTACGGCTATCATTACATCAGTGAATTGATTGTCCATCCGGTGACTCCCAAGGATGCCGAGTATGTGGAACAGCGCGTTCGCGAGATTCTTGGAAAAAAGTACAAGTTTGACCCCTCGGACAAACACGCTGTGCCCATGTGGAATTTTGTCGAGCAGGAAAAACAATCGTCCAAGGTGTTTACGGGCTTGAATATTTTTCTCGGCTTTATCGGCGCCATGACCCTGGTCATCGCCGGCGTTGGAGTCGCCAATATTATGTATGTGGTGGTCAAGGAACGTACCCGGGAAATCGGCGTCAAACGCGCCATCGGCGCCAAGCGCCAGCATATTTTGTCCCAATTTATTTTCGAGTCCCTGCTGTTTGCCCTGATTGGCGGTGGTGTGGGGCTGCTGCTCGCTGCCGGTATCATCAAACTGGTGCGTATGATTCCGTCCGGAGCTGACGGGCCGATGCAGTTTCTCGGCAATCCCGTCATGTCTCCGGTGATCGTATTGATCACCATCAGTCTTTTGGCTGTCATTGGTTTGCTGGCCGGATTTTTCCCCGCCCGAAAAGCGGCCCATGTAGAACCGGTCGAAGCGCTTCGTTACGAGTAA
- a CDS encoding FtsX-like permease family protein: MILSIRSKIPHAPSRFRIKIYEAFGKRFKFDPSDQNALGIWDTTDQDKFIHFFSLGFKIFLGVLGSLTLMVGGIGLANIMYVVVKERTREIGIKRSIGARRKQIMTQFLVETFFIIGIGAAIGFALALVLIKLVSMLPIEEYVGHPEVSWTVLLTSVSILALVGFLAGFFPARKASRLDVVECLRY, translated from the coding sequence ATGATATTGTCTATCAGGTCAAAGATCCCACACGCTCCAAGCAGGTTCAGGATAAAAATTTATGAGGCGTTCGGCAAACGCTTTAAATTCGATCCGTCGGATCAGAACGCTCTGGGTATCTGGGATACGACGGACCAGGATAAATTTATCCATTTTTTCAGTCTCGGATTCAAAATTTTTCTGGGAGTGCTGGGTTCGCTCACCCTGATGGTCGGCGGTATCGGACTCGCCAATATCATGTATGTGGTGGTTAAAGAACGGACGCGGGAAATCGGTATCAAGCGTTCGATCGGCGCGCGCCGCAAACAAATTATGACCCAGTTTCTCGTCGAGACCTTTTTTATTATCGGTATCGGTGCGGCTATCGGGTTTGCCCTGGCGCTCGTTTTGATTAAACTCGTCAGCATGCTGCCCATAGAGGAGTATGTGGGACACCCCGAAGTGTCATGGACTGTTTTATTGACGTCCGTATCGATTTTGGCTCTGGTTGGTTTTCTGGCCGGATTTTTCCCGGCGCGCAAAGCATCGCGGCTGGATGTGGTTGAATGCTTGCGTTATTAG